GGCGGATGAACGGGATGCGATCAGCTTCCGCGTTACGCTCAGCGATCCGCGGTTTCGGCTGGTCCGGATGGAGATCTCGGGCGGCGGGCTCGCCGGCAATTTAGAAACTTTTGTGCGCCAACCGCCTGTCGCACAAGCCGGCATGGCCGAACTCGCCGGACGCATCACTCCCGGCGAGTTTGCCGGCACGACGGCGCTCATCGTCGGCGGCTCCCGAGGTCTCGGTGAATTAACAGCCAAAATCCTGGCCGCAGGCGGCGCACAGGTCCTCATAACCTACGCGGCCGGTCAGGCGGACACCGAACGGGTGCGGGATGGAATGACCACGCAGGGAGGAAACTGCGAGATGCTGCACTACGACGTCCGAGCCCCGGCCGGGGCGCAGTTGGTGAACCTCGCCAAGGAGCCGGCCGAACTTTACTATTTTGCGACTCCAGCGATCTTCAGGCGCAAAACCGGCGTTTTCGCGCAGGATAAATTCAACGACTTCTTTTTGTTTTACGTCACCGGGTTTTATGACCTTTGCCAGATGCTTTGTCGACGACGGTCCCAAGGGATCTCAGCGTTTTATCCCTCCTCAACGGCGGTCGAAACGCGGCCCGCAGGGATGACCGAGTACGCCATGGTCAAGGCTGCCGGTGAGATCTTGTGCACCGACATGATGGCCTACGAAACTCGGATCCACATCACGATCAAACGTTTGCCCCGGCTGCCTACCGATCAGACGGCGACGCTGATGCAAGCCGAAGCCGCGGATCCGGTGGAGGTAATAGTACCCATCGTTCGCGAAGTGCACGCGCGCTCTGATGCGAGGAGTAAGCAGCGCCCGGTGAACGCGGCTACCTCGTCGGCTTCGCAATCCGTGGTATTCGGTTCCTGCGACGCCTCGCCTGAGGAGTTGCCGACCAGGGATCGGCTCGACGCTGGTGACCCGGCTGACGACGAAATACGATGTCTGGCACATGACACGAGGCGGGATACGCTCGGCTAGACACGGATCTCCCGCTTATCACAAACTTAATTGAACTCTATGTCTTACCTTACTAATCAAACAAGTCGGATGGCTCGGTCGCGACTGGTTATCCCCGTGTTCTTCATTAGTTTCTTTCTTCTCTCCGCATCCGGTCGGATGTCCAGCGGTGATGCCCTAAATCAGTTACGGGTGGCGCTCTTGATGCTGACCGAGCGCGCTGTGAGCCCAACGGGTGAACACGAGGCCTGGATTCGAGAAAAGGGGGAATGGTTTCAAGGCCAAAACGGTCACTTCTATGAGCCTCATGAACTTGGAAACACCGTTGTCATGTTGCCCGCCGCTCTCCTGGGGCTGTCTGCGCCTGCCCCGCATTACTCGACCGGCTCGACGCAGGACGTGATCATCAATCCGCCCGTCGCTGCGAAGATAGCTGCGGCGTTATCCTACGCCGTCTTCAGCGCGGTAGGCGCAAGCTTTATATTTTTCCTCTTCGGCCGGTTCTTTTCGAAACGTGCAGCGTTTTTCCTAACCGTCGGCTTTGTGACCACGACGCTTTACTGGACCTACAGCAAGACCGCTTTAGATGTCATGGGTGGGAGCATCTGCGTGTGCGGTCTGCTCTATTTCTGCACTATGATTCCGGTGTCATCGCGTCCTCGATTGAACGCAATCTGCGCTTCCGTATTCTTCGGGCTGACCTGCCTGTTTCGGTATGCACTAGCTCCATTCCTTGGCCTTGCTTTTGTCACCTATTTGATCCTGCATCGGCGCAGGCTTCGTTTGATAGATTATACTTTATGTGCATTGACGGGATTCGTTATTTTACTGCCAACTTTCGCTTATAATTGGTTGAGAATGGGTAACCCCTTACGTCCAGGTACAACCGCACCCTATTATCTAGCCGAATTTAATGCGATGACCGGGAACATTCTAGGAGGGACGCTTGGACTGCTCTTTTCGCCAAATCTCGGGCTCATGTTCCACTCGCCAGTTTTGCTGTTGATCTTTCTCGTGCCTCTGTTTTGGAAATCGTTTCCGTTGCAGATTCGACAACTGACGATGTGTTTCCTCCCGGCGGCCATTGGCTATGTATTCGTGATCGCTAAGATGAAGCATTGGTCGGGGCTGATGGGCGTGGGGCCCCGCTATTTGCTTCCGATCCTACCGATTATGGCTGTTGCGATCGCGCCCATCGCGCTGACTCTCTGGCGATCAAAGTGGCGGTTCCTACTGATCGCCTTGGTGACCACATCGGCGATTCTCGCCGTTGCACCGGTCCTCGTAAACTGGCAGGTTGCGGTTGCCGAGTCTCCGAATGCTATGTCTCAGGATGCTCGATATCCAATCCAGCAAATGGCCATGTTGAGAGGACTCTGGCTTGGTCTTCACGGAAAACCCTTGCCGACGTCAGGTTTGTCGAAAGCAGTCACCGAGGATCCGGTATATTCGAGTGTAACTCGTTTCCCTGATCTCTGGCTCGCACGTCTGGCGGAGCAATCGATAGGCATGAAGGTTCTCTCGGCGGTAACGACGCTGGTGCTCGTAGGGATGAATATAAGCACTTTGATCTGCATCCTGGTGGTCACGAGAGACGGTGAAAAGATCAGATTCGAGAGGTTTCATAGCGAAGATACGGGCTGCGGCGTCGATGCGACAAAAACCGTTCTTGACGTTTGAGTGACCCCATACCGGCATTCTTTTGATTCCGATCGTTCCTCAACCGTATTACATCTGGCTTAAGGAAATCGTCCTCTCATGGTCAGCCACCAGAGAAATTCACGAGGATCAGGTCCCACCATCGTCGTCGATGATCAATAGGTATGGATAATCGGCGGCGACGGCCGTCAGGGTAATGGCATTTCCGGAGGCGGAATCCACGGTCACCGGCACGTCACGATCGTTAAGCGGGTCATAGGCCCGGGCACGGATACTAGCAGCGTTCACCCCCTTTAAACTGATGGTGAACACCTCCGGGGCAAGGGCTTGCGTCAGATCGCGCGTCATCACGTAGTAAGGGATGACGAAACGACCGGCATTGACCTCGAAAGGCAGGATCGCAAGCACGTCACGGTCATAGAGCGGAGGGTGCGCGGCGGTGCCGTCCCCGTCGAACTGGCGATGGTCATGCGCGTCGCTGATCGAGGTCACCTGCAGGGGCCGGGTGGCCATCAGGGCGGAATCCAACCCTTGGCTCATGAGGTCGACGATCCGCTTGGTTACCATCAAAGCCGGTGACGTGTAGGAAGAGTCGTCGTCAGGATAGGCTTTGTGGCTTTTTGCGTAATCGATGAAGTTATCCTGCACGATCCCGTACTCAAGGTCGCCGGCCCCCGAACTGAAAAGCGTCAGGTTTTTAACCCCTTTCTGCAGGTAAAAGCAGAGCGTACGCGCCGTTGCCTTGGCTTTGAGGGTCAGCGCTGTGGGGGCGTCAACAACGCCGTACCCATGCGGATCATACCCCGTCTCAGTGATCCACGTATCGCATTCGACCACGCGTCCATCTGCGACCCGGGCCTGACGGCCATGGGCGTCGGTCGCAATGCGGGTGGTGAGCGGCGACATGTCCCGGATGAGGTGCTCGGTCTGGATCGCCGTCCCGCCGTATTCGGGAAAACGGCAGCGGTAACCGGGCACCCAACCCCGGTTTTCAAGTTGCAATTGCGCGTTCACGCTGCTCCTGCCGTCGTCGTCCACCGGAAAGCTCCGGTCGCGCGGGTACGGATGCTTGCAGATCGCGCCGATCCCGACCGGTTGATTGGATGCGCTCGGCCACGGGATCGTGCTCGCAAAGCCATCGGCGACCTGCACGCCGGAAAAAGCGCCCGGTGCTTGCCGGGCGCAATCGACGGTCGCCTGCAGAAGGTTACCCCAGACCACGTCCTGGTTGTACTGGTAAGGTGCCGGCCGGTAGTACGCATTGATGTACAGGAAGTTCGAGCCGAACGT
Above is a genomic segment from Verrucomicrobiota bacterium containing:
- a CDS encoding SDR family NAD(P)-dependent oxidoreductase, whose amino-acid sequence is MTREILERKRFTIEDQERFARLSGDRNPLHMDPVAARRTQAGAPVVHGIHTLLWFLDVLSRKHPDLPPFGTVNVRFEKLLYVGETAEAIVTHCDASGVRAEVTAAGTLVVRVTGTFGKPKPPNPTVADTEMPVQRPLLPAELSLKEIAGRTGRVGFAGSPGEIARAFPDAARAWGERRVAAFACCTYLVGMVCPGLHSIFGGLVLTRCEEADERDAISFRVTLSDPRFRLVRMEISGGGLAGNLETFVRQPPVAQAGMAELAGRITPGEFAGTTALIVGGSRGLGELTAKILAAGGAQVLITYAAGQADTERVRDGMTTQGGNCEMLHYDVRAPAGAQLVNLAKEPAELYYFATPAIFRRKTGVFAQDKFNDFFLFYVTGFYDLCQMLCRRRSQGISAFYPSSTAVETRPAGMTEYAMVKAAGEILCTDMMAYETRIHITIKRLPRLPTDQTATLMQAEAADPVEVIVPIVREVHARSDARSKQRPVNAATSSASQSVVFGSCDASPEELPTRDRLDAGDPADDEIRCLAHDTRRDTLG